In Panacibacter ginsenosidivorans, the following proteins share a genomic window:
- a CDS encoding carboxylesterase/lipase family protein — translation MKKYFVSIIFLSAVTLQATAQENLDIVKTNAGFVSGTANADNSIHIFKGIPFATPPVGALRWKAPQPVAAWEGVKKCDAFSASPMQNKPTPFMMYTPEFLIPEQPISEDCLYLNVWTAAKSSKDKRPVIVWIYGGGFTSGGSACAIYDGENLAKKGVVFVSINYRVGVFGFLAHPELTKESNGKASGNFAFLDQIAALQWVKKNIAAFGGDPERVTIAGQSAGSFSVNALTASPVAKGLFQRAIGESGAMFNSDGRALTLHTAEENGNKFMQAVKASSIADMRKMSAEDLQKASASFSAGPVIDGYVLPTSVYNIFDASKQNDVPLLTGWNGDEGFAFGKDPSPDEYKANAGKQYGDLSAEFLKVFPGNTPAEIKKSAFNLGRDNLFAWQAYTWARMQSSKGKNKVYLYQFNHVSPGEEKWGAFHTSEVPYALHTLHTWNLQWTDADKQLEDIISSYWVNFATTGNPNGAGLPRWDSFDAGKDAIMVLDADEQKIKPISVKAEFDFIDKYQQKLRNTK, via the coding sequence ATGAAAAAATATTTTGTTTCAATAATATTTTTATCAGCAGTAACACTGCAGGCAACTGCACAGGAAAACCTTGACATTGTGAAAACCAATGCAGGTTTTGTGTCTGGCACAGCGAATGCTGACAATAGTATTCATATATTTAAGGGAATACCATTTGCGACTCCGCCAGTTGGTGCGTTAAGATGGAAAGCACCGCAACCTGTTGCAGCATGGGAAGGTGTAAAAAAATGTGATGCTTTTTCTGCAAGCCCCATGCAGAATAAACCAACACCATTCATGATGTACACGCCGGAGTTTTTGATTCCGGAGCAACCGATAAGCGAAGATTGCTTGTATCTGAATGTATGGACAGCTGCAAAATCTTCAAAAGACAAAAGACCTGTTATTGTTTGGATTTATGGTGGTGGTTTTACATCAGGTGGCAGTGCGTGTGCTATTTATGATGGAGAAAATTTAGCAAAGAAAGGAGTGGTATTTGTATCCATTAATTATCGTGTGGGTGTGTTTGGTTTTTTGGCGCATCCTGAATTAACAAAAGAATCTAATGGCAAAGCATCTGGCAATTTTGCATTCCTTGATCAGATCGCAGCGTTGCAATGGGTGAAAAAAAATATTGCTGCGTTTGGTGGAGATCCAGAAAGGGTAACTATTGCAGGGCAATCAGCAGGATCATTCAGCGTAAATGCATTGACGGCTTCGCCTGTTGCAAAAGGATTGTTTCAACGTGCGATAGGAGAGAGCGGTGCCATGTTCAACAGCGATGGAAGAGCATTGACATTGCATACGGCAGAAGAAAACGGTAATAAATTCATGCAGGCTGTTAAAGCAAGTTCAATTGCTGATATGAGAAAGATGAGCGCAGAAGATCTGCAAAAAGCCTCCGCTTCGTTTTCTGCAGGCCCGGTAATAGACGGTTATGTTTTACCAACTAGTGTTTACAATATTTTTGACGCATCAAAACAAAATGATGTGCCGCTGCTTACAGGCTGGAATGGTGATGAGGGTTTTGCTTTTGGTAAAGACCCATCACCCGATGAATATAAAGCAAATGCCGGAAAACAGTATGGTGATTTGTCTGCAGAATTTTTAAAAGTATTTCCTGGCAACACACCTGCAGAAATAAAAAAATCAGCATTCAATTTAGGGCGTGATAATCTTTTTGCATGGCAGGCATATACATGGGCGCGCATGCAAAGCAGCAAAGGGAAAAACAAAGTGTATTTGTATCAATTCAATCATGTATCACCGGGTGAAGAAAAGTGGGGTGCATTTCATACTTCTGAAGTACCCTATGCATTACATACTTTACATACATGGAATTTGCAATGGACAGATGCCGATAAACAGCTGGAAGATATTATCTCTTCTTACTGGGTAAATTTTGCAACGACCGGGAATCCAAACGGAGCGGGGCTTCCGCGATGGGATTCGTTTGATGCAGGTAAAGATGCCATAATGGTTTTAGATGCAGATGAACAAAAGATAAAACCTATTTCCGTAAAAGCAGAGTTTGATTTTATTGATAAATACCAGCAAAAGTTGCGAAACACTAAATAA
- a CDS encoding GDSL-type esterase/lipase family protein, which yields MLKRSLPFFFIGLFIFVIAHAQQKVIQLYNGAAPGSESWTWNEAENDSNIWQTKVVYNVSHPTLTVFAPDSMQSTGTAVIICPGGGFHALSINSEGYDVAKWLVKKGVTCFVLKYRLIHCLTNDPAAEFMSKVGKPELETEMKADIPLAVADGRNAIAYVRSHAAEFGIDKNKIGIIGFSAGGTVTASTAFGYTAENKPDFIAPIYPFFPPEMVNNIPADAPPMFITVATDDGFQLTPHSINLYQQWLASKHSAELHIYSTGNHGFGLRVQHLPSDTWIDRFGDWLRLNGYLKMLHQPDWMKKFTDWQLDDMQKENEKRFHNDWQNLGRYRDANTALASTTSTKPRVVFMGNSITDGWINADSSFFAGKNYIDRGISGQTTPQMLIRFRPDVIDLKPAVVVILAGINDIAQNTGPMTLEETFGNIVSMVELAKANKIHPVISSVLPAFDFPWHPGMEPAPKVVKLNAMLKEYAAKNNVVYLDYFSAMKDERNGLPANLSGDGVHPNLAGYKIMEPLAEKAIAEAMKQK from the coding sequence ATGCTCAAACGATCATTGCCATTCTTCTTTATTGGTTTATTCATTTTTGTTATTGCACACGCACAGCAAAAAGTAATTCAATTATACAACGGAGCTGCGCCGGGTTCAGAAAGCTGGACATGGAATGAAGCAGAGAATGATAGCAATATCTGGCAAACAAAAGTGGTATATAATGTTTCACATCCTACCCTTACAGTGTTTGCACCAGATTCAATGCAATCAACAGGTACAGCGGTTATTATTTGTCCTGGCGGCGGGTTTCATGCACTTTCTATTAACAGCGAAGGTTATGATGTGGCAAAGTGGCTTGTAAAAAAAGGCGTTACCTGTTTTGTTCTTAAATACAGATTAATACATTGTCTTACCAACGATCCTGCAGCAGAGTTCATGAGCAAGGTAGGCAAGCCTGAACTTGAAACAGAAATGAAAGCAGATATACCACTTGCAGTAGCAGATGGCAGGAATGCAATTGCTTATGTACGCAGTCATGCTGCAGAATTTGGGATAGATAAAAATAAAATAGGCATCATTGGTTTTTCGGCAGGCGGCACTGTTACCGCATCAACTGCATTTGGATACACTGCAGAAAACAAGCCTGATTTTATTGCGCCTATCTATCCTTTTTTTCCACCCGAAATGGTTAATAATATACCGGCAGATGCACCACCGATGTTTATTACAGTAGCAACAGATGATGGCTTTCAACTAACACCACACAGTATTAATCTTTACCAGCAATGGTTAGCATCAAAACATTCTGCCGAGCTTCATATTTATTCAACAGGCAATCATGGTTTTGGTTTGCGTGTGCAGCATCTGCCGAGTGATACATGGATCGATCGTTTTGGCGATTGGCTTAGATTGAATGGTTATTTGAAAATGTTGCATCAGCCAGACTGGATGAAAAAATTTACAGACTGGCAGCTTGATGACATGCAAAAAGAAAATGAAAAACGCTTTCATAATGACTGGCAAAATCTTGGTCGCTACAGAGATGCAAATACAGCGCTTGCATCAACTACTTCAACCAAGCCGCGTGTTGTATTCATGGGCAATTCTATAACTGATGGCTGGATCAACGCAGACTCATCATTCTTTGCTGGTAAAAATTATATTGATAGAGGAATCAGCGGGCAAACAACGCCACAAATGCTGATCCGCTTCCGTCCTGACGTTATTGACCTGAAACCCGCTGTGGTAGTGATTCTTGCAGGTATTAATGATATTGCACAAAACACAGGACCAATGACCCTCGAAGAAACATTCGGCAACATTGTCTCCATGGTTGAGTTGGCCAAAGCAAATAAAATTCATCCTGTTATTTCATCTGTTTTGCCTGCATTTGATTTTCCATGGCATCCCGGTATGGAGCCTGCACCAAAAGTTGTAAAGCTAAATGCCATGCTGAAGGAGTATGCTGCAAAAAATAATGTGGTATATCTCGATTATTTCAGTGCAATGAAAGATGAACGCAATGGTTTGCCAGCGAATTTGTCTGGTGACGGTGTACATCCAAATCTTGCAGGTTATAAAATAATGGAGCCGCTTGCAGAGAAAGCAATTGCTGAAGCAATGAAGCAGAAATAA
- a CDS encoding glycoside hydrolase family 3 protein produces the protein MRKIKLSITLCLVLQAALLHAQNWSEKINGTLSTVTNKNGQTLGYSTSSGVKLIIVDGFAFKDLNKNGKLDKYEDWRLSADVRAKDLASQMSVEQIAGLMLYSRHQPIPTAPTGPFAGTYNGKSFAESGANASDLSDQQKTFLTKDNVRHVLVTSVKSPEVAAEWNNNVQALTESIGLGIPANNSSDPRHGTIANAEFNAGAGGAISMWPGSLGLAATFDPAVVKQFGHIAAQEYRALGIATALSPQIDMASEPRWNRFSGTFGEDPKLAADMARAYIDGFQTSTGDKEIKDGWGYNSVNAMVKHWPGGGSGEGGRDAHYGFGKYAVYPGNNFAQHQVPFTEGAFKLEGKTGMAAAVMPYYTISWNQDTKNHENVANNYNSYIITDLLRKKYHYDGVVCTDWLVTGDETAVDIFITGKSWGVDSLTLAQRHYKILMAGVDQFGGNNDAAPVIEAYNIGVREHGEKFMRARFEESAVRLLKNIFRTGLFENPYVDPEISKSLVGNPEFMKAGYDAQLKSMVLLKNKNNVLPLQKNKTVYVPKQFTPAGRNFLGMETPEKLDYPVSLNIIKKYFNVTDNPDEADYALVFINSPNSGLGYKADDVKAGGNGYLPISLQYGPYTATDARATSIAGGDKFEKFTNRSYKGKTVTAINTTDLAMVTETFTKMKGKPVIVSVNVSNPMVFSEFEKDANAILVNFGVQAQAILDILTGNAEPSGLLPFQMPANMQVVEKQNEDVPHDMQCYKDSQGNVYDFGYGLNWKGVIKDARTTKYKVK, from the coding sequence ATGAGGAAAATAAAACTGTCCATCACTCTTTGTCTTGTTTTGCAAGCTGCATTATTGCACGCTCAAAACTGGAGTGAAAAAATTAACGGCACACTTAGTACGGTTACCAACAAGAACGGGCAAACACTTGGCTACTCAACATCTTCAGGTGTAAAGCTTATTATCGTTGATGGCTTTGCATTTAAAGACCTTAATAAAAATGGTAAGCTGGATAAGTATGAAGATTGGCGTTTGTCAGCAGACGTCCGTGCAAAAGACCTTGCGTCTCAAATGAGTGTTGAGCAAATTGCCGGGCTTATGTTATATAGCAGGCATCAGCCGATTCCCACCGCGCCAACAGGTCCTTTCGCTGGCACATATAATGGTAAATCGTTTGCAGAAAGTGGTGCCAATGCGTCAGACCTCAGCGACCAACAAAAGACTTTTCTAACGAAAGATAATGTTCGGCATGTATTGGTTACTTCTGTTAAAAGCCCTGAAGTAGCAGCAGAATGGAATAACAATGTACAGGCACTTACAGAAAGTATTGGCCTGGGTATTCCTGCAAACAACAGTTCTGATCCTCGTCATGGAACTATTGCCAATGCAGAGTTCAATGCGGGTGCCGGTGGTGCTATTTCAATGTGGCCCGGGTCACTGGGTTTGGCTGCAACATTTGATCCTGCTGTCGTAAAACAGTTTGGACACATTGCTGCACAGGAATATCGTGCATTGGGTATTGCAACTGCATTATCTCCACAGATTGATATGGCTTCTGAACCACGCTGGAATCGCTTCAGCGGCACATTTGGCGAAGATCCAAAACTCGCTGCTGATATGGCCCGTGCTTATATCGATGGCTTTCAAACATCAACAGGTGATAAAGAAATAAAAGATGGCTGGGGCTATAATAGTGTAAATGCTATGGTGAAACACTGGCCTGGTGGCGGCAGCGGAGAAGGTGGAAGAGATGCGCACTATGGCTTTGGAAAATATGCAGTGTATCCTGGAAATAATTTTGCACAACACCAGGTTCCCTTTACAGAAGGCGCATTCAAGCTCGAAGGTAAAACAGGTATGGCTGCTGCTGTAATGCCTTACTATACTATATCCTGGAACCAGGATACAAAGAATCATGAGAACGTTGCTAATAACTATAACTCGTATATCATCACAGATCTGCTGAGAAAAAAATATCATTATGATGGTGTGGTTTGCACAGACTGGTTGGTAACAGGTGATGAAACAGCCGTTGATATTTTTATAACAGGAAAGTCATGGGGAGTAGATTCACTAACACTTGCACAACGGCATTATAAAATATTGATGGCGGGTGTTGACCAGTTTGGCGGAAACAATGATGCAGCACCGGTTATAGAAGCATACAACATAGGTGTAAGAGAACACGGTGAAAAATTTATGCGTGCAAGGTTTGAAGAATCCGCTGTACGTTTATTGAAAAATATTTTTAGAACCGGATTATTTGAAAACCCTTATGTAGATCCTGAAATATCAAAGAGCCTCGTAGGTAATCCTGAATTTATGAAAGCTGGTTACGATGCTCAATTGAAGTCAATGGTTTTGTTGAAAAACAAAAACAATGTATTGCCGCTACAAAAAAATAAAACAGTGTATGTGCCCAAACAATTTACACCTGCCGGCAGAAATTTCTTAGGTATGGAAACACCGGAAAAATTAGATTATCCTGTCAGCTTGAACATTATCAAAAAATATTTCAACGTTACAGATAATCCTGATGAAGCAGATTATGCATTGGTATTTATCAATAGCCCAAATAGTGGTCTGGGCTACAAAGCTGATGATGTAAAAGCAGGCGGCAATGGTTATTTGCCAATTAGTTTACAGTATGGCCCTTACACTGCAACAGATGCACGTGCAACAAGTATTGCAGGCGGTGATAAGTTTGAAAAATTTACCAACCGATCTTATAAAGGCAAAACAGTAACGGCTATAAATACAACAGATCTTGCAATGGTTACAGAAACTTTTACAAAGATGAAAGGCAAGCCTGTTATAGTTTCTGTTAATGTATCCAACCCGATGGTTTTTTCAGAGTTTGAAAAAGATGCAAATGCTATTCTTGTAAATTTTGGTGTGCAGGCCCAGGCTATTCTTGATATACTTACCGGCAATGCAGAACCCTCTGGCTTGTTACCTTTTCAAATGCCGGCCAATATGCAGGTTGTAGAAAAGCAAAACGAAGATGTACCTCACGATATGCAATGTTATAAAGACAGCCAGGGCAATGTATATGATTTTGGTTATGGATTAAACTGGAAAGGCGTTATAAAAGATGCAAGAACTACAAAGTATAAAGTAAAATAA
- a CDS encoding sugar phosphate isomerase/epimerase family protein — translation MYNRRKFLQSSGALVLGGTALTGTAKAFFGEKAMHPIGLQLFTFFNEIDNDVEGTLKKIAGVGYKEIESAFSKKDGYYGMKPKEFAAYLTSIGLSWKSHHVLGAPFKMPPGAKMPTGADGKPLVIPPMRNLRDNTQELVDEAAEGGVEFLVCANTPINTLDDIKSSIEVLNKTDEACKKAGIGFAYHNHDAEFHTVEGQVPYEMFLSQTKMQMELDLAWATKGGKDPVELFKQNPGRFPLWHVKDLDASREDILPVGSGTIDYKRIFDAASTAGMKHFFVEHDMPKDALASITASYAYLTRMLG, via the coding sequence ATGTATAACCGCAGAAAATTTTTGCAAAGTTCCGGCGCACTGGTACTCGGTGGTACGGCATTAACGGGAACTGCCAAAGCATTTTTTGGCGAAAAAGCTATGCATCCAATAGGCTTGCAGTTATTTACTTTCTTTAACGAAATAGATAACGATGTAGAAGGCACATTGAAAAAAATTGCAGGTGTTGGCTATAAAGAAATTGAATCTGCCTTCAGCAAGAAAGACGGCTATTATGGTATGAAGCCAAAAGAGTTTGCTGCATACTTAACAAGCATTGGTCTTTCATGGAAATCGCATCATGTGTTAGGTGCACCTTTTAAAATGCCTCCTGGTGCAAAGATGCCAACCGGTGCCGATGGTAAGCCATTGGTTATTCCGCCAATGCGTAACCTAAGAGATAATACGCAGGAACTTGTTGACGAAGCTGCAGAAGGTGGCGTTGAATTTTTGGTTTGTGCAAACACACCTATCAATACACTTGATGATATAAAATCTTCTATTGAAGTGCTGAACAAAACAGATGAAGCCTGTAAGAAAGCAGGCATCGGTTTTGCATACCACAATCACGATGCAGAATTTCATACAGTAGAAGGGCAGGTGCCTTATGAAATGTTCCTGTCTCAAACAAAAATGCAGATGGAACTTGATCTTGCATGGGCAACAAAAGGTGGTAAAGATCCGGTTGAGTTGTTCAAACAAAATCCCGGTCGCTTTCCATTATGGCATGTAAAAGATCTTGATGCATCAAGAGAAGATATTCTTCCCGTTGGCAGTGGCACCATCGATTATAAACGCATATTCGACGCTGCTTCCACAGCAGGCATGAAACATTTCTTTGTAGAGCACGATATGCCAAAAGATGCGCTGGCAAGCATTACAGCAAGCTATGCCTATTTAACCAGGATGCTTGGATAA
- a CDS encoding NUDIX hydrolase, protein MIPENETIDFIEKGHKEFLHHLSIDCVLFGYHEHQLKVLLLKWKESDKWSLAGGFIKLEENLSEAATRILKERTGLDEIFLQQFQTFGEPKRSHRSKADIDHLETITKGSVPADHWLLKRTVSIGYYAVTEYSKVNPHPDPLSDKCEWWEIDSVPKLIFDHNFILAEALKALRMQIYHQPIGYNLLPEKFTLPEIHDLYETILGKELDRRNFAKKLISLGLIKKLNERRSIGAHRSPFLYKFDKRKYDKALKDGIILAF, encoded by the coding sequence ATGATACCCGAGAACGAAACGATTGATTTTATAGAGAAAGGCCATAAGGAATTCCTCCATCATTTGTCTATTGACTGTGTGCTTTTTGGATACCATGAACACCAGTTAAAAGTGCTGCTTTTGAAATGGAAAGAATCAGATAAATGGTCGCTTGCCGGTGGCTTTATAAAACTGGAAGAAAATCTTTCAGAGGCAGCTACAAGAATTCTAAAAGAAAGAACCGGCCTTGATGAAATTTTTCTGCAACAGTTCCAAACTTTTGGTGAGCCAAAGCGCTCTCACAGAAGCAAGGCAGACATTGATCATCTTGAGACAATTACCAAAGGTTCTGTGCCCGCCGATCATTGGTTGCTGAAAAGAACTGTTTCTATCGGCTATTATGCGGTTACCGAATATTCGAAGGTAAACCCGCACCCTGACCCGCTTTCAGACAAGTGCGAATGGTGGGAAATTGATTCTGTGCCTAAACTTATTTTTGATCACAATTTTATTCTCGCAGAAGCGCTGAAAGCATTGCGCATGCAGATCTATCATCAACCAATTGGCTATAATTTATTGCCTGAAAAATTTACGTTGCCCGAGATTCATGATCTCTATGAAACCATTCTTGGCAAAGAATTGGACCGCAGAAATTTTGCTAAAAAACTCATCTCGCTTGGCCTTATAAAAAAACTGAATGAGCGCAGAAGTATTGGTGCGCATCGCTCTCCCTTCCTGTATAAATTTGACAAACGTAAATATGACAAGGCTTTGAAAGACGGAATTATATTAGCGTTCTAA